One segment of Kryptolebias marmoratus isolate JLee-2015 linkage group LG23, ASM164957v2, whole genome shotgun sequence DNA contains the following:
- the LOC108250330 gene encoding protein FAM171B has translation MPAADRYLPPPPLLLLLFLPPSLLISGLDGAAGAAREGGGPASPPAGDNGVSAAVGDLMSGPERLLTPSALTAEPQFALKVLLRDLVTRQPLAGASVDVYINHTLRGSSQTGQSGEVLLWVGYSPGLSLTLLGHKEGFVLAPLPWSTTKRPIFSAVTMLLLPHSQGNIWLFEDSVLITGKLPDSSAQPKVKFPKNLLTIADNSNISSLMAYLTVPQHHLEKDCANCTPGIISSKSVLRSIELKAVAAVSVLLYSGGEELQVRGPIQISLPLGHGTRLRASDTVPAWAFNLKTGAWENHGLGIVKTAGDELVWTYTASHLGYWIAAPHPSSKDYPGHASSMDFISYHTYLLMGILGGTLVVVIGFLSMLLCHCGGSYREPRRRRARFSKLTVVKKDQTTSTHMEEGLLFRSGDSLASCSVPCEPSTPRHKANYNIYVEDPGSLTAAPPYDNIAADRMKGPQLPPHYINSEEVAWIREKAEQNRANMNSDNFFQEKLVHIYNQPVAIIQAPELFGAQEPQLPGCKSNTFPRNGAEYDAHSEPASKDNYTQTLPKVPHHHSQGGSSPQQGNQDDPQPLETPPPGPGPNAGVWGRYSNLLESSVSVPGTLNEAAGMEAFGSGHTSELQGISERTLLELTRGKSLSSHPRAWFVSLDGKPAAQVRHSIIELQSRHRPPSSNDTSLDSGVDMNEPQQNIRESERDRPSIRGSSLPHHGRGGRYGEEQDLSSSESGTTATCTPEDPSLRNILDGSSGAIPNIPEEQDGMDTSSAQEDSESRGTPPPRRLRKVREKGKTEKRKHVREGRPLTKRC, from the exons ATGCCCGCCGCCGATCGCTacctgccgccgccgccgctgctgctgctcctcttcctgCCTCCGTCGCTGCTGATCTCCGGCCTGGATGGAGCGGCGGGAGCGGCGAGGGAGGGCGGCGGCCCGGCCTCCCCCCCGGCCGGGGACAATGGCGTCTCAGCCGCGGTGGGAGACTTGATGTCCGGGCCGGAGAGGCTGCTGACCCCCTCGGCTCTGACTGCAG AGCCCCAGTTCGCCCTGAAGGTGCTCCTGAGGGACCTGGTGACCCGTCAGCCGCTGGCGGGGGCCTCGGTGGATGTCTACATCAACCACACCTTGAGGGGTTCGTCCCAAACGGGGCAGAGCGGGGAGGTTCTGCTCTGGGTCGGGTACAGCCCAGGCCTCAGCCTGACCCTGCTGGGCCACAAAGAAGGCTTCGTCCTGGCCCCCCTGCCCTGGAGCACCACCAAGAGACCGA TTTTCTCGGCTGTGACGATGCTGCTGCTCCCTCACAGTCAGGGCAACATCTGGCTGTTTGAGGACTCAGTGCTCATCACCGGGAAGCTACCTG ACAGCTCCGCCCAACCGAAGGTTAAGTTCCCCAAGAACCTCCTCACCATCGCTGATAACAGCAACATCTCCTCCCTGATGGCGTACCTGACCGTGCCGCAGCACCACCTGGAGAAGGACTGCGCTAACTGCACCCCGGGCATCATCAGCAGCAAATCAG TGCTCAGGAGCATCGAGCTGAAGGCGGTGGCAGCTGTCAGCGTCCTGCTGTACTCCGGCGGTGAGGAGCTCCAGGTCCGAGGGCCGATCCAGATCAGCCTGCCGCTGGGACACGGCACACGCCTGAGGGCCTCCGACACGGTACCGGCCTGGGCCTTCAACCTGAAAACAG GTGCCTGGGAGAATCACGGGCTGGGAATCGTTAAAACAGCTGGTGATGAGCTGGTCTGGACTTACACTGCCTCCCATCTGGGATACTGGATCGCTGCTCCGCATCCTTCATCCAAAG ATTATCCCGGACACGCCAGCTCCATGGATTTCATCTCTTACCACACCTACCTTCTGATGGGAATCCTGGGAGGAACGCTCGTCGTTGTGATTGGATTTCTGTCGATGCTTCTGTGTCACTGCGG CGGTTCCTATCGAGAGCCCAGGAGGAGGCGCGCACGCTTCTCCAAACTCACGGTGGTGAAGAAAGACCAaaccacctccacccacatggAGGAGGGTTTGCTGTTCCGCTCGGGGGACAGCCTCGCCTCCTGCAGCGTCCCCTGTGAGCCGTCCACACCCAGACACAAAGCCAACTACAACATCTACGTGGAGGATCCCGGGAGTCTTACTGCGGCGCCTCCTTATGACAACATCGCTGCAGATCGGATGAAGGGACCGCAGCTCCCGCCTCACTACATCAACAGTGAGGAGGTGGCTTGGATCCGGGAGAAGGCCGAGCAGAACCGGGCCAACATGAACTCCGACAACTTCTTCCAGGAGAAGCtggtgcacatctacaaccagCCGGTGGCGATCATACAAGCCCCGGAGCTGTTCGGCGCTCAGGAGCCGCAGCTGCCGGGATGCAAGTCCAACACGTTCCCCAGAAACGGAGCGGAGTACGACGCTCACTCCGAACCCGCCAGTAAGGACAACTACACCCAGACGCTACCCAAAGTCCCTCACCACCACTCCCAGGGTGGGAGCAGCCCCCAGCAGGGCAATCAGGATGACCCCCAGCCTCTGGAGACTCCCCCACCAGGACCGGGTCCGAACGCCGGCGTGTGGGGGCGGTACAGTAACCTCCTTGAATCCTCTGTCTCCGTGCCTGGGACTCTCAACGAGGCAGCTGGCATGGAGGCCTTCGGGAGCGGGCACACCAGTGAGCTGCAGGGGATTTCTGAGCGCACCTTGCTGGAGCTGACCCGGGGCAAGTCCTTGTCCTCTCACCCCCGAGCCTGGTTCGTCTCTCTGGACGGGAAGCCGGCCGCTCAGGTCCGCCATTCCATCATCGAGCTGCAGAGCCGCCACCGCCCACCGAGCAGCAACGACACCAGCCTGGACTCCGGCGTGGACATGAACGAGCCCCAGCAGAACATCCGCGAGTCGGAGCGCGACCGGCCCTCCATCAGGGGCTCCTCCCTTCCCCACCACGGCCGAGGGGGGAGGTACGGCGAGGAGCAGGACCTGAGCAGCAGCGAGAGCGGAACCACTGCCACCTGCACGCCAGAGGACCCCTCCCTCAGGAACATTTTAGACGGGAGCAGTGGGGCTATTCCCAATATTCCTGAAGAGCAGGACGGGATGGATACATCCAGCGCTCAGGAAGACAGCGAGTCGAGAGGAACGCCGCCTCCTCGGCGCCTCAGGAAGGTGAGGGAGAAAGGGAAGACGGAAAAGAGGAAGCACGTTCGGGAGGGAAGACCCCTGACAAAGAGATGTTAG